In Cucurbita pepo subsp. pepo cultivar mu-cu-16 chromosome LG04, ASM280686v2, whole genome shotgun sequence, the following are encoded in one genomic region:
- the LOC111793309 gene encoding mediator of RNA polymerase II transcription subunit 17-like: protein MDGDITVSLDKLPIKRLEAIEENGLERFPSDVGYEEKRLSLIRRIDFAWAIEKDDDKKKQKKSSKESSTPWPWQNMIENLQLAHQELSVIIDLINTVEANDAVTVAGMTRPKLLPNEALSDLGVSVATKLQCFRHLGKYFKQSAKGLERQVSREARFYGALIRLQQNWKVKRQRVAAAPAPANEGFTIDLFDSSSCDPSSVFRPSSSTIRVEHDLSGMLTINLPPNSCHSLRFGFLSGCNVENSLELGKNESTNSTNQSSNKSEKEFTNDNAYIKETNSLLREVHHAIFSEQVFDLVNREAFNPSLGINVTGIRENYLQLSIDQGTSVFISLVPSSQSCQLVDGANTEILDNTNLPFDSLDGIELPDRDDHLEKKLRNPNHITFEIYLQQIFHALVFVKSNDRAISAFSRQSAQVSNDGSGLLGHFCLSLAHRIFANNVLMELENVVWKVPFLQLISHPTWNSRKSSWTFFMEVPRSILHPTSIQARTSDSHQMNNVTKSLFQTKVVVNDNCITIEGEGAPNVVSLFKRNSKDIYSMNRYGCDLADLPVIILLQVASQIVLWLHEEALTWGIKANRDFLSLSFELEQGETLRLVAHVNPEDTQGCLSWWLVMDDGLMDDRKLNFDISDVVPEYRKFLGHLSLEVLHLTLMDLVSLCSGFGSSL, encoded by the exons ATGGACGGAGACATTACAGTTTCTCTCGACAAGCTTCCCATCAAACGTTTGGAGGCCATAGAAGAAAACGGACTCGAGAGATTCCCATC AGATGTAGGGTATGAAGAGAAACGGTTGTCGCTTATTCGGAGAATTGACTTTGCTTGGGCAATAGAGAAGGACGATGACaaaaagaagcagaagaagagcTCCAAGGAGAGTTCAACGCCGTGGCCATGGCAGAACATGATAGAAAACTTGCAGTTGGCTCATCAGGAGCTCTCTGTTATCATAGACCTGATCAACACC GTGGAAGCTAATGATGCAGTAACAGTGGCAGGGATGACAAGGCCAAAACTATTACCTAATGAAGCTTTATCTGATCTTGGAGTGTCTGTAGCAACGAAACTACAATGCTTTCGA CATCTTGGTAAATATTTCAAGCAGTCAGCTAAAGGTTTGGAACGCCAGGTTTCCAGGGAAGCAAGATTCTATGGTGCTCTAATTCG ATTGCAGCAAAATTGGAAGGTTAAAAGGCAGCGTGTGGCTGCTGCTCCAGCTCCTGCAAATGAAGGCTTTACCATTGATTTATTTGACAGTTCATCATGTGACCCGTCATCTGTGTTTCGACCATCTTCATCTACGATTCGTGTTGAACATGATTTGTCTGGAATGCTGACAATTAATTTACCTCCAAATTCATGCCACTCCCTTCGTTTTGGATTTCTCAGTGGATGTAATGTAGAAAATTCTTTGGAACTTGGTAAAAACGAGTCCACAAATTCAACCAACCAGTCTTCAAATAAAAGTGAGAAGGAGTTTACGAATGACAATGCGTACATTAAGGAAACAAACTCACTTCTCCGTGAAGTTCACCATGCCATTTTCAGTGAGCAG GTGTTTGATTTGGTGAACCGTGAAGCATTCAATCCGTCCTTGGGTATCAACGTGACTGGCATACGAGAAAATTACTTGCAATTAAGTATAGATCAGGGTACCTCGGTCTTCATCTCTCTTGTGCCATCTAGTCAAAGTTGCCAACTAGTTGATGGTGCAAATACCGAGATTTTGGATAATACTAATTTACCTTTTGATTCCCTTGATGGGATTGAATTACCAGATAGAGATGACCACCTTGAAAAGAAATTGCGGAATCCTAATCATATAACCTTTGAGATATATCTGCAACAAATTTTTCACGCGCTAGTGTTTGTAAAATCAAATGATAGAGCCATTTCTGCCTTCAGCAGGCAATCGGCTCAAGTTTCTAATGATGGGTCTGGGCTTCTTGGTCATTTCTGTTTGTCTCTGGCCCACAGAATATTTGCAAACAATGTTCTCATGGAGCTCGAAAATGTG GTTTGGAAGGTCCCATTTCTTCAATTGATATCTCATCCTACTTGGAATTCTCGAAAATCTTCATGGACGTTTTTCATGGAAGTTCCCCGGTCCATACTTCATCCTACTAGCATCCAAGCTCGTACATCAGACAGTCATCAGATGAATAATGTAACCAAATCGCTTTTTCAGACTAAAGTGGTTGTAAATGATAATTGCATTACTATTGAGGGGGAAGGTGCTCCTAATGTCGTTAGCTTGTTCAAGCGAAATTCCAAGGATATCTATTCGATGAACAGATATGGCTGTGACTTGGCTGATCTTCCCGTGATAATTCTGCTGCAG GTTGCAAGCCAAATTGTTCTTTGGCTTCATGAAGAAGCTCTAACCTGGGGAATAAAGGCCAATCGTGACTTCCTAAGTCTGTCATTTGAGCTAGAACAGGGCGAAACACTCCGTCTGGTAGCCCATGTGAACCCAGAGGATACTCAAGGATGCCTTTCTTGGTGGTTGGTAATGGACGATGGCTTGATGGATGACAGGAAACTTAATTTTGACATATCCGATGTTGTACCTGAATACCGGAAGTTTTTGGGCCATTTATCTCTGGAAGTTTTGCATTTAACACTAATGGATTTGGTTAGTTTGTGTAGTGGATTTGGTAGTAGCCTATAA